The following are encoded in a window of Castanea sativa cultivar Marrone di Chiusa Pesio chromosome 5, ASM4071231v1 genomic DNA:
- the LOC142636606 gene encoding transcription factor GTE12-like isoform X1 codes for MIAFETIMPNKELKVKFSSKRIEGTTGRQSFELGQQLSLGEWNETTVICGGKKLDSKAKSSMPGSNKRGPSDLIECPREKRQRMDRGVSLQCSTILKKLMSHPANWPFKKPVDPVELNIPDYFSIISKPMDLGTIKSKLEKNIYFGAGEFAADVRLTFSNAMLYNPPDNVVHKMAVELERFFESRWKTLEDKWNRDSSKVGQGKFSSGRTKETKDTGQNIHNTPPLQNNSLFKTSMSSTEKVRRSCDGRDVEIAKTAQKCTQKLSGKEFVKGTDNGSRHSYGSVNAKSPLSPIARKCGRCGSTTCQCSISCNSTHASSSDLSVQRSLDRDHRLCGVDASRQAQLAKTIQKCTQKISGKEIHKGIDNGSRHSCGSVNAKPSSSPIARKCGRCGSITCQCNSCDSAHTSSNDLSVQRSLDRDHRLCGADISRQAKSTSVSQLSKSDPDSDGAVSALDDENTCLSSQFTAPAIDAASQGGWSAPDFAVQLSPKKALRAALLKSRFAETILKAQHKTLLDHGDKADPLKMQQEKQRLERRQREETARIEAQIREAEAALRRKEEVECKLQRERQREAARVALQKMEKTVDFEENMMIQKELEMLFGCSVSSRLLHGSFTRTQLEQLGLFIKDDDDDEEGLDFDGEEGEIFS; via the exons ATGATTGCATTTGAAACCATAATGCCAAACAAAGAGCTTAAAGTTAAATTCTCCTCCAAAAGAATAGAAGGCACTACTGGGAGGCAATCATTTGAGCTGGGGCAGCAGCTTTCACTTGGTGAATGGAATGAAACTACTGTAATTTGTGGTGGAAAGAAGTTGGATTCTAAGGCAAAGTCTTCTATGCCAGGGTCCAATAAGCGTGGACCCTCTGACTTGATAGAGTGTCCAAGGGAGAAGCGGCAAAGGATGGATCGTGGTGTGAGTTTGCAGTGTTCCACCATTCTGAAAAAGCTGATGAGTCATCCAGCTAATTGGCCTTTCAAGAAACCAGTTGATCCTGTGGAATTAAATATTCCAGATTATTTCTCGATTATATCCAAACCCATGGATCTGGGAACAATAAAATCCAAACTGGagaaaaatatctattttggtGCTGGAGAGTTTGCAGCTGATGTTAGACTAACCTTTTCTAATGCAATGCTTTATAATCCTCCTGATAATGTAGTCCACAAGATGGCAGTTGAATTAGAAAGGTTTTTTGAGTCaagatggaaaactttggaggATAAGTGGAATCGTGATAGCTCAAAGGTAGGACAAGGAAAATTTTCAAGTGGAAGAACGAAGGAGACTAAGGATACCGGACAAAACATTCATAATACACCTCCTTTGCAAAATAATTCATTGTTTAAGACCTCCATGTCATCCACTGAAAAGGTCAGAAGGAGCTGTGATGGAAGAGATGTTGAA ATCGCCAAGACGGCCCAGAAGTGCACGCAGAAGTTGTCAGGAAAAGAATTTGTCAAAG GCACTGACAATGGTAGCAGGCATTCTTATGGTTCTGTCAATGCCAAGTCTCCGTTGAGCCCGATTGCACGCAAATGTGGTAGATGTGGCAGCACTACATGCCAATGCAGCATTTCGTGTAATTCAACCCATGCATCCTCAAGTG ATTTATCTGTCCAAAGATCATTGGACAGAGATCATCGTTTATGTGGTGTTGATGCTTCGAGACAG GCACAGCTTGCCAAGACAATCCAGAAGTGCACACAGAAAATTTCTGGAAAAGAAATTCACAAAG GCATTGACAATGGTAGCAGACATTCTTGTGGTTCTGTTAATGCCAAACCTTCATCGAGCCCAATTGCTCGCAAGTGTGGTAGATGTGGCAGCATTACATGCCAATGCAATTCTTGTGATTCAGCCCACACATCCTCAAATG ATTTATCTGTCCAAAGATCATTGGACAGAGATCATCGTTTATGTGGTGCTGATATCTCCAGACAG gCAAAAAGCACGTCAGTATCCCAATTGAGCAAATCAGATCCAGATTCTGATG GGGCTGTAAGTGCTTTGGATGATGAAAATACCTGCCTTAGTTCTCAATTCACAGCTCCTGCAATAGATGCTGCCTCCCAAGGAG GATGGAGTGCTCCAGATTTTGCTGTACAGCTGTCACCAAAGAAGGCTCTCCGTGCAGCACTGTTGAAGAGTCGCTTTGCAGAAACTATTCTGAAAGCCCAACATAAGACACTTCTTGACCAT GGTGACAAAGCTGATCCTTTGAAGATGCAGCAAGAAAAGCAAAGATTGGAAAGGAGACAGCGTGAAG AGACAGCTAGGATTGAAGCCCAAATTAGAGAAGCTGAAGCTGCCTTACGAAGAAAGGAAGAGGTTGAGTGTAAGCTGCAGCGGGAGAGACAAAGGGAAGCTGCTCGAGTAGCCCTGCAGAAG ATGGAAAAAACTGTTGATTTTGAGGAGAATATGATGATCCAAAAAGAACTTGAGATGTTATTTGGCTGTTCAGTATCATCTCGTCTGCTCCATGGATCTTTCACTCGAACCCAACTGGAACAGTTAGGGTTATTTATCAAAGATGACGACGATGATGAAGAGGGACTTGATTTTGATGGGGAGGAAGGGGAAATTTTTTCGTGA
- the LOC142636606 gene encoding transcription factor GTE12-like isoform X2 produces the protein MIAFETIMPNKELKVKFSSKRIEGTTGRQSFELGQQLSLGEWNETTVICGGKKLDSKAKSSMPGSNKRGPSDLIECPREKRQRMDRGVSLQCSTILKKLMSHPANWPFKKPVDPVELNIPDYFSIISKPMDLGTIKSKLEKNIYFGAGEFAADVRLTFSNAMLYNPPDNVVHKMAVELERFFESRWKTLEDKWNRDSSKVGQGKFSSGRTKETKDTGQNIHNTPPLQNNSLFKTSMSSTEKVRRSCDGRDVEIAKTAQKCTQKLSGKEFVKGTDNGSRHSYGSVNAKSPLSPIARKCGRCGSTTCQCSISCNSTHASSSDLSVQRSLDRDHRLCGVDASRQAQLAKTIQKCTQKISGKEIHKGIDNGSRHSCGSVNAKPSSSPIARKCGRCGSITCQCNSCDSAHTSSNDLSVQRSLDRDHRLCGADISRQAKSTSVSQLSKSDPDSDGAVSALDDENTCLSSQFTAPAIDAASQGGWSAPDFAVQLSPKKALRAALLKSRFAETILKAQHKTLLDHGDKADPLKMQQEKQRLERRQREARIEAQIREAEAALRRKEEVECKLQRERQREAARVALQKMEKTVDFEENMMIQKELEMLFGCSVSSRLLHGSFTRTQLEQLGLFIKDDDDDEEGLDFDGEEGEIFS, from the exons ATGATTGCATTTGAAACCATAATGCCAAACAAAGAGCTTAAAGTTAAATTCTCCTCCAAAAGAATAGAAGGCACTACTGGGAGGCAATCATTTGAGCTGGGGCAGCAGCTTTCACTTGGTGAATGGAATGAAACTACTGTAATTTGTGGTGGAAAGAAGTTGGATTCTAAGGCAAAGTCTTCTATGCCAGGGTCCAATAAGCGTGGACCCTCTGACTTGATAGAGTGTCCAAGGGAGAAGCGGCAAAGGATGGATCGTGGTGTGAGTTTGCAGTGTTCCACCATTCTGAAAAAGCTGATGAGTCATCCAGCTAATTGGCCTTTCAAGAAACCAGTTGATCCTGTGGAATTAAATATTCCAGATTATTTCTCGATTATATCCAAACCCATGGATCTGGGAACAATAAAATCCAAACTGGagaaaaatatctattttggtGCTGGAGAGTTTGCAGCTGATGTTAGACTAACCTTTTCTAATGCAATGCTTTATAATCCTCCTGATAATGTAGTCCACAAGATGGCAGTTGAATTAGAAAGGTTTTTTGAGTCaagatggaaaactttggaggATAAGTGGAATCGTGATAGCTCAAAGGTAGGACAAGGAAAATTTTCAAGTGGAAGAACGAAGGAGACTAAGGATACCGGACAAAACATTCATAATACACCTCCTTTGCAAAATAATTCATTGTTTAAGACCTCCATGTCATCCACTGAAAAGGTCAGAAGGAGCTGTGATGGAAGAGATGTTGAA ATCGCCAAGACGGCCCAGAAGTGCACGCAGAAGTTGTCAGGAAAAGAATTTGTCAAAG GCACTGACAATGGTAGCAGGCATTCTTATGGTTCTGTCAATGCCAAGTCTCCGTTGAGCCCGATTGCACGCAAATGTGGTAGATGTGGCAGCACTACATGCCAATGCAGCATTTCGTGTAATTCAACCCATGCATCCTCAAGTG ATTTATCTGTCCAAAGATCATTGGACAGAGATCATCGTTTATGTGGTGTTGATGCTTCGAGACAG GCACAGCTTGCCAAGACAATCCAGAAGTGCACACAGAAAATTTCTGGAAAAGAAATTCACAAAG GCATTGACAATGGTAGCAGACATTCTTGTGGTTCTGTTAATGCCAAACCTTCATCGAGCCCAATTGCTCGCAAGTGTGGTAGATGTGGCAGCATTACATGCCAATGCAATTCTTGTGATTCAGCCCACACATCCTCAAATG ATTTATCTGTCCAAAGATCATTGGACAGAGATCATCGTTTATGTGGTGCTGATATCTCCAGACAG gCAAAAAGCACGTCAGTATCCCAATTGAGCAAATCAGATCCAGATTCTGATG GGGCTGTAAGTGCTTTGGATGATGAAAATACCTGCCTTAGTTCTCAATTCACAGCTCCTGCAATAGATGCTGCCTCCCAAGGAG GATGGAGTGCTCCAGATTTTGCTGTACAGCTGTCACCAAAGAAGGCTCTCCGTGCAGCACTGTTGAAGAGTCGCTTTGCAGAAACTATTCTGAAAGCCCAACATAAGACACTTCTTGACCAT GGTGACAAAGCTGATCCTTTGAAGATGCAGCAAGAAAAGCAAAGATTGGAAAGGAGACAGCGTGAAG CTAGGATTGAAGCCCAAATTAGAGAAGCTGAAGCTGCCTTACGAAGAAAGGAAGAGGTTGAGTGTAAGCTGCAGCGGGAGAGACAAAGGGAAGCTGCTCGAGTAGCCCTGCAGAAG ATGGAAAAAACTGTTGATTTTGAGGAGAATATGATGATCCAAAAAGAACTTGAGATGTTATTTGGCTGTTCAGTATCATCTCGTCTGCTCCATGGATCTTTCACTCGAACCCAACTGGAACAGTTAGGGTTATTTATCAAAGATGACGACGATGATGAAGAGGGACTTGATTTTGATGGGGAGGAAGGGGAAATTTTTTCGTGA